One part of the Quercus lobata isolate SW786 chromosome 7, ValleyOak3.0 Primary Assembly, whole genome shotgun sequence genome encodes these proteins:
- the LOC115954166 gene encoding uncharacterized protein LOC115954166 isoform X2, translating into MGNVSVMNWALMEGNREGANASLAELRSFSDSLMALRLQIPNIKLLPKDLHFKNQMIKFQIYASNESFMHWQLSNYSTFWNTTRYIFKNSLALEGFVASDIVESRIPRLLLQKSEIILLRGIKDFKNILYKLDEEGFPCLEVLSISYGEDVEYLIDATSYQTPRVAFPILESLELMELPNLKEIYHSQIPQRSFSARGLVQLQELEIQDCEDMEEIFHKEGEDEKALNDKIMFLQLTSIKMDYLPRLIGFCTGVGPVELVQPSLLNQEVDTFGIDKMTNIHQTARSFPDSTPISYKFFSSKTILWQPNLKELSLEGLYERLEVVFDLEGQKHNNDHQRIAVLAELKTLRVIGLSNLRYVWKNVPQGIQGFQNLTSINVYRCHKLRYLFPPTIAKLLVELQSIKIWWCDMIENIVRRDGEEEAEDIILLPKLTSFDLSSLPNLMSFCIKPYSFEWSSIEKIYMYGCPKFKTYGKLQKEGILTKDPRANDINNNSKTWAFFPSHLIVCLRNLKMMKLSNCDSLEVIFQLEELKVEESHMALVLDQLRRLDLSDLPKLMHVWKKGLERIMGFGNLRLLKVSGCDSLTYLFSPSVAKRLVMLEKIEVIYCKKIEEILARAGEEEKEKDVLFDKVNSIVLCNLPNLKCFCSETNALDWPSLKEIRVTKCPSLSTFIPSNLNTPKLEGVYDNHPWIEERTCHWKGDLNATIEHIFKGKVVSITCFSASSC; encoded by the exons ATGGGAAATGTCTCTGTCATGAATTGGGCACTAATGGAAGGCAATAGAGAGGGAGCCAACGCAAGCCTTGCTGAACTAAGGTCTTTCTCCGATTCTTTGATGGCCTTACGTCTTCAAATTCCAAACATCAAGTTATTGCCAAAAGATTTGCacttcaaaaatcaaatgataaaatttCAGATATATGCAAGTAACGAGTCATTTATGCATTGGCAACTTAGCAACTATTCTACTTTTTGGAACACAACTCggtatatatttaaaaacagtTTGGCACTTGAAGGATTTGTTGCAAGTGATATTGTGGAGAGTCGGATACCTCGCCTACTATTACAAAAATCTGAAATTATATTGTTGAGAGGAATAAAAGATTTCAAAAACATTCTCTACAAGTTAGACGAAGAGGGTTTTCCATGCTTGGAGGTTCTAAGCATTTCATATGGTGAAGATGTAGAATACTTAATTGATGCCACATCATATCAGACTCCTCGTGTTGCCTTCCCTATCTTGGAGTCATTGGAACTCATGGAACTTCCTAATTTGAAAGAGATATATCATAGCCAAATCCCACAGAGATCCTTTAGCG CGAGAGGTTTGGTTCAACTCCAAGAGTTAGAAATACAAGACTGTGAAGACATGGAAGAAATATTTCACAAGGAAGGAGAAGATGAGAAGGCACTTAATGATAAGATCATGTTTCTGCAATTAACATCTATAAAGATGGACTATCTACCAAGACTCATTGGCTTTTGTACAGGCGTGGGTCCTGTTGAGCTTGTCCAACCATCGTTGTTGAATCAGGAG GTTGACACTTTTGGAATTGACAAGATGACAAACATTCATCAAACTGCTAGATCCTTTCCTGACTCAACACCCATCTcttataaattcttttcatcCAAGACCATTTTGTGGCAACCTAATTTAAAAGAACTTTCATTGGAGGGTTTATATGAAAGACTAGAAGTGGTATTTGATCTTGAAGGACAGAAGCACAACAATGACCATCAGAGAATCGCAGTACTTGCTGAATTGAAAACTTTAAGAGTAATTGGTTTATCTAATTTGAGGTATGTGTGGAAGAATGTTCCACAAGGAATTCAGGGCTTTCAAAACCTAACATCAATTAATGTATATAGATGTCATAAACTAAGATATTTATTCCCACCTACTATTGCAAAACTACTTGTGGAACTTCAAAGCATTAAAATATGGTGGTGTGACATGATCGAAAACATTGTTCGAagagatggagaagaagagGCAGAGGATATCATCTTGTTGCCTAAACTTACTTCCTTCGATTTAAGTTCTCTGCCAAATCTCATGAGTTTCTGTATCAAACCTTATTCTTTTGAATGGTCATCCATCGAGAAGATCTATATGTATGGGTGTCCGAAATTCAAAACATATGGGAAGCTGCAGAAAGAG GGTATTTTGACTAAGGATCCAAGAGCTAATGATATCAACAACAACTCCAAGACATGGGCTTTTTTTCCATCCCATTTGATTGTGTGCTTAAGGAAtctaaaaatgatgaaattgaGCAACTGTGATTCACTAGAAGTTATATTTCAACTTGAGGAACTAAAAGTTGAGGAAAGTCACATGGCACTGGTACTTGATCAGTTAAGGAGATTGGATCTAAGTGATTTACCAAAACTGATGCACGTATGGAAGAAGGGCCTAGAAAGGATCATGGGCTTTGGGAACTTGAGATTGTTAAAAGTAAGTGGATGTGACAGTCTGACATATTTGTTCTCACCATCCGTAGCAAAACGGCTTGTGATGTTAGAGAAAATTGAAGTTATTTACTGtaagaaaattgaagaaatccttGCAAGAgcaggagaagaagaaaaagaaaaggacgTTTTGTTTGACAAAGTGAACTCAATTGTGCTTTGTAATTTACCAAATCTGAAGTGTTTTTGCTCTGAAACTAATGCTTTAGACTGGCCATCACTAAAGGAAATAAGGGTAACTAAATGTCCTAGTTTAAGCACGTTTATTCCATCTAATCTAAACACACCTAAGCTAGAGGGAGTATACGATAATCATCCATGGATAGAAGAAAGAACGTGTCATTGGAAGGGAGATCTGAATGCCACCATAGAGCATATATTCAAAGGAAAG GTGGTATCAATTACATGCTTTTCAGCCTCAAGTTGCTAA
- the LOC115951706 gene encoding uncharacterized protein LOC115951706 — protein sequence MRMFQFRKMRMFQSLKHNFKELTLILWIMIPEHANKYGNIMLINVMKFDGLTFCIMVDEARDESMKEQMAVVFRYVDAEGFVKERFFGLIHVVDTTALTLKNEIYSLLSQYCLDIQNIREQGYDGASNMRGMWNGLQALILNDCPYAYYIHCFAHRLQLALVKASKQVVPISHFFLTLLFLIKIVNASCKRNEQLKVANANEIARLIDLEELETGSGLNQIGTLQRPGETRWSSHFRSVSSLLRMFSSTVEVLQNIIDGAIDGAIDGENRAEGEDDGWDGLLTTVISFCEKHRIDVLDMNARYVARRGRARNQPDNVTNEHHYRVNIFYATIDSQLQELNYRFNEDAMELLRLSSALEPREALKSFRISDLCLLVKNFYPQDFTDYDKQVLEKELYHFEHNVVQDPEFKKLKSLSELSQWI from the exons ATGCGGATGTTCCAATTCCGGAAAATGCGGATGTTCCAATCtctcaaacacaatttcaaagaatTGACCTTGATTCTTTGGATTATGATCCCGGAACACGCAAACAAATATGGGAATATCATGTTAATCAACGTGATGAAATTCGACGGGCTTACATTCTGCATAATGGTTGATGAAGCTCGTGATGAGTCCATGAAAGAGCAAATGGCTGTGGTGTTTAGATATGTTGATGCAGAAGGCTTTGTGAAAGAAcgcttttttgggcttattcatGTTGTTGACACTACAGCTTTGACTCTAAAGAATGAGATATATTCTTTGTTATCTCAATATTGCttagatatacaaaatattcgaGAGCAAGGATATGATGGAGCAAGCAACATGCGAGGTATGTGGAATGGATTacaagctttgattttgaatgattgcCCATATGCTTACTATATCCATTGTTTTGCACATCGCTTACAATTGGCATTAGTAAAAGCATCAAAACAAGTTGTTCCcattagtcatttttttcttacattgcTTTTTCTGATCAAAATTGTTAATGCTTCTTGCAAGCGCAATGAGCAATTGAAAGTTGCCAATGCTAATGAAATAGCACGTTTGATTGATCTTGAAGAGCTTGAGACTGGAAGTGGACTTAATCAAATTGGCACTTTACAACGACCTGGAGAAACACGTTGGAGTTCACATTTTAGATCAGTTTCTAGCTTATTAAGGATGTTTAGTTCAACTgttgaagttttacaaaatataattgatggTGCAATTGATGGTGCAATTGATGGAGAAAATCGGGCAGAAGGAGA agatgatGGATGGGATGGCTTACTCACCACTGTGATATCATTTTGTGAGAAGCATCGCATTGATGTCCTGGATATGAATGCTCGTTATGTTGCGAGGCGAGGTCGAGCTCGTAATCAACCAGATAACGTTACAAATGAGCATCATTAtcgagtaaatattttttatgctacaaTAGATTCTCAACTACAGGAACTAAACTATCGGTTTAATGAAGATGCAATGGAGTTGCTTAGGCTTAGCTCAGCTTTAGAACCTCGAGAGGCATTAAAATCTTTCAGAATTAGTGATCTTTGTTTGTTGGTAAAGAATTTCTATCCACAAGATTTCACAGATTATGACAAACAAGTGTTGGAGAAGGAGCTTTATCATTTTGAGCATAATGTAGTCCAAGATCCagagttcaaaaaattgaaaagtttatctGAGTTGTCTCAATG GATATAG
- the LOC115952615 gene encoding disease resistance protein At4g27190-like: MNIISLIVDIGGYLVAPIKKHFCYLSCYNSHIKNLKDQFQKLGDKRAGVQLEIDAAKQNEEVIASEVESWVEKVDNISEGLQRFLEVDVKANVMCLNGWCPNLNSRYFLSRQTKKMTLEIDGLLRDGQFDKVSYPPSPPRGIATSSKEGFKVFESRIPIIKELLTTLRDDKINMIALCGMEGIGKTTMAKEVAKRAKDDHLFDEVVMVAMSRKKDLSKIEDQIAMMRRREINFENVLVILDNVLEELNLKDVGIPSEVELNSCKILLTSRSEEVCNQMKSHKIVRIEALTEEEAWSFFKEMAGNCIDTPNLHKIAKKVAKECKGIPIAVVTVGRALENKRKNEWVAALQQLRKSISKNNSGLDSTVYSSIKLSYNFLESDEAKSCFLLCCLFPEDYDIPIEYLVRFGVGQRLFAKIDKVAKARNRVHAMVDNLRRSSLLLDSDEEECVKIHDVVRGVAISIANGHVCWEEWTEKHTYEHYVAISIVTQELKNHPDGLECPKLELLQLSCGKDATRQMLPINLFKGMMGLKVLAMQGMSFPSLPQSIQVLQNLQTLLLEYCEIKDVSAIGALGKLEMLSFLGSEIKELPKEIGNLSHLKLLDLSECSALQHIPPGQGRTQVQG, translated from the coding sequence ATGAATATTATTTCACTTATCGTTGACATTGGAGGATACTTGGTGGCGCCaatcaaaaaacatttttgctATCTAAGTTGCTACAATAGCCACATCAAGAATCTCAAAGATCAATTTCAGAAGCTGGGTGACAAGAGAGCTGGGGTGCAATTAGAAATTGATGCAGCAAAACAGAACGAAGAGGTAATTGCATCTGAGGTTGAGAGCTGGGTAGAAAAGGTAGACAACATCAGTGAAGGTCTACAGAGATTCCTTGAGGTAGATGTCAAAGCAAATGTGATGTGCTTGAATGGATGGTGTCCCAATTTGAACTCACGTTATTTCTTGAGTAGGCAAACTAAGAAGATGACTTTGGAAATTGATGGGCTATTAAGGGATGGACAATTTGATAAAGTGTCCTATCCTCCTTCTCCACCACGGGGAATAGCAACTTCTTCCAAGGAAGGTTTTAAGGTTTTTGAATCAAGAATACCAATTATAAAAGAACTTTTGACTACTTTAAGGGATGACAAGATCAACATGATTGCCTTATGCGGGATGGAGGGGATTGGAAAGACAACAATGGCCAAAGAGGTAGCAAAAAGAGCCAAAGATGATCACTTATTTGATGAAGTTGTGATGGTGGCAATGTCCCGTAAAAAAGACTTAAGCAAGATTGAAGATCAAATTGCTATGATGCGACGTAGGGAAATTAACTTTGAGAATGTTCTTGTAATATTAGACAATGTTTTGGAAGAACTTAATCTAAAGGATGTAGGAATTCCTTCTGAAGTTGAACTCAATAGTTGCAAAATCTTGTTAACATCAAGAAGCGAAGAAGTTTGCAATCAAATGAAATCTCATAAGATTGTTAGAATTGAAGCCTTAACTGAAGAAGAAGCATGGAGCTTTTTCAAAGAGATGGCAGGTAATTGTATAGATACTCCAAATCTacataaaatagcaaaaaaggtTGCGAAGGAATGTAAAGGCATACCTATTGCTGTAGTTACTGTTGGAAGAGCTCTagaaaacaagagaaagaatGAGTGGGTTGCTGCACTTCAACAGCTTAGAAAgtctatctcaaaaaataattcagGTTTGGATTCAACTGTCTATTCCAGCATAAAGCTTAGTTATAATTTTCTAGAAAGTGATGAAGCCAAGTCATGCTTTTTGCTATGCTGTTTATTTCCAGAAGATTATGATATTCCTATTGAATATTTAGTCAGATTTGGAGTGGGACAAAGGTTATTTGCAAAGATTGATAAGGTGGCAAAAGCAAGAAATAGAGTCCATGCAATGGTTGACAATCTTAGAAGATCATCTCTTTTGTTGGATAGCGATGAAGAAGAATGTGTGAAAATTCATGATGTTGTTCGGGGTGTTGCCATATCAATTGCTAATGGACATGTTTGTTGGGAAGAATGGACAGAGAAACATACATATGAACATTATGTTGCGATTTCGATTGTAACTCAAGAATTGAAAAATCATCCTGATGGCTTGGAGTGTCCGAAACTTGAGCTTCTACAACTATCATGTGGAAAAGATGCTACTAGACAAATGCTCCCAATCAATCTATTTAAAGGGATGATGGGATTAAAGGTTTTGGCTATGCAAGGTATGTCTTTTCCATCACTACCACAATCCATACAGGTCCTTCAGAACCTTCAGACATTGCTTCTGGAATACTGTGAGATAAAAGATGTGTCAGCAATTGGAGCACTTGGGAAACTAGAAATGCTTAGTTTTCTTGGTTCTGAAATCAAGGAGTTGCCCAAAGAAATAGGAAATCTGAGTCATTTAAAGTTGTTAGATCTGTCAGAATGCTCTGCTCTTCAGCACATTCCACCTGGTCAGGGACGGACCCAGGTACAAGGCTAA
- the LOC115954166 gene encoding uncharacterized protein LOC115954166 isoform X1, translating into MGNVSVMNWALMEGNREGANASLAELRSFSDSLMALRLQIPNIKLLPKDLHFKNQMIKFQIYASNESFMHWQLSNYSTFWNTTRYIFKNSLALEGFVASDIVESRIPRLLLQKSEIILLRGIKDFKNILYKLDEEGFPCLEVLSISYGEDVEYLIDATSYQTPRVAFPILESLELMELPNLKEIYHSQIPQRSFSGTHSQLACFGKLRSITLLSCKCLKNVFSLSIARGLVQLQELEIQDCEDMEEIFHKEGEDEKALNDKIMFLQLTSIKMDYLPRLIGFCTGVGPVELVQPSLLNQEVDTFGIDKMTNIHQTARSFPDSTPISYKFFSSKTILWQPNLKELSLEGLYERLEVVFDLEGQKHNNDHQRIAVLAELKTLRVIGLSNLRYVWKNVPQGIQGFQNLTSINVYRCHKLRYLFPPTIAKLLVELQSIKIWWCDMIENIVRRDGEEEAEDIILLPKLTSFDLSSLPNLMSFCIKPYSFEWSSIEKIYMYGCPKFKTYGKLQKEGILTKDPRANDINNNSKTWAFFPSHLIVCLRNLKMMKLSNCDSLEVIFQLEELKVEESHMALVLDQLRRLDLSDLPKLMHVWKKGLERIMGFGNLRLLKVSGCDSLTYLFSPSVAKRLVMLEKIEVIYCKKIEEILARAGEEEKEKDVLFDKVNSIVLCNLPNLKCFCSETNALDWPSLKEIRVTKCPSLSTFIPSNLNTPKLEGVYDNHPWIEERTCHWKGDLNATIEHIFKGKVVSITCFSASSC; encoded by the exons ATGGGAAATGTCTCTGTCATGAATTGGGCACTAATGGAAGGCAATAGAGAGGGAGCCAACGCAAGCCTTGCTGAACTAAGGTCTTTCTCCGATTCTTTGATGGCCTTACGTCTTCAAATTCCAAACATCAAGTTATTGCCAAAAGATTTGCacttcaaaaatcaaatgataaaatttCAGATATATGCAAGTAACGAGTCATTTATGCATTGGCAACTTAGCAACTATTCTACTTTTTGGAACACAACTCggtatatatttaaaaacagtTTGGCACTTGAAGGATTTGTTGCAAGTGATATTGTGGAGAGTCGGATACCTCGCCTACTATTACAAAAATCTGAAATTATATTGTTGAGAGGAATAAAAGATTTCAAAAACATTCTCTACAAGTTAGACGAAGAGGGTTTTCCATGCTTGGAGGTTCTAAGCATTTCATATGGTGAAGATGTAGAATACTTAATTGATGCCACATCATATCAGACTCCTCGTGTTGCCTTCCCTATCTTGGAGTCATTGGAACTCATGGAACTTCCTAATTTGAAAGAGATATATCATAGCCAAATCCCACAGAGATCCTTTAGCGGTACACACTCACAGCTTGCTTGTTTTGGCAAACTAAGATCAATTACGCTCCTCTCTTGCAAATGTTTGAAAAATGTCTTTTCATTGTCCATAGCGAGAGGTTTGGTTCAACTCCAAGAGTTAGAAATACAAGACTGTGAAGACATGGAAGAAATATTTCACAAGGAAGGAGAAGATGAGAAGGCACTTAATGATAAGATCATGTTTCTGCAATTAACATCTATAAAGATGGACTATCTACCAAGACTCATTGGCTTTTGTACAGGCGTGGGTCCTGTTGAGCTTGTCCAACCATCGTTGTTGAATCAGGAG GTTGACACTTTTGGAATTGACAAGATGACAAACATTCATCAAACTGCTAGATCCTTTCCTGACTCAACACCCATCTcttataaattcttttcatcCAAGACCATTTTGTGGCAACCTAATTTAAAAGAACTTTCATTGGAGGGTTTATATGAAAGACTAGAAGTGGTATTTGATCTTGAAGGACAGAAGCACAACAATGACCATCAGAGAATCGCAGTACTTGCTGAATTGAAAACTTTAAGAGTAATTGGTTTATCTAATTTGAGGTATGTGTGGAAGAATGTTCCACAAGGAATTCAGGGCTTTCAAAACCTAACATCAATTAATGTATATAGATGTCATAAACTAAGATATTTATTCCCACCTACTATTGCAAAACTACTTGTGGAACTTCAAAGCATTAAAATATGGTGGTGTGACATGATCGAAAACATTGTTCGAagagatggagaagaagagGCAGAGGATATCATCTTGTTGCCTAAACTTACTTCCTTCGATTTAAGTTCTCTGCCAAATCTCATGAGTTTCTGTATCAAACCTTATTCTTTTGAATGGTCATCCATCGAGAAGATCTATATGTATGGGTGTCCGAAATTCAAAACATATGGGAAGCTGCAGAAAGAG GGTATTTTGACTAAGGATCCAAGAGCTAATGATATCAACAACAACTCCAAGACATGGGCTTTTTTTCCATCCCATTTGATTGTGTGCTTAAGGAAtctaaaaatgatgaaattgaGCAACTGTGATTCACTAGAAGTTATATTTCAACTTGAGGAACTAAAAGTTGAGGAAAGTCACATGGCACTGGTACTTGATCAGTTAAGGAGATTGGATCTAAGTGATTTACCAAAACTGATGCACGTATGGAAGAAGGGCCTAGAAAGGATCATGGGCTTTGGGAACTTGAGATTGTTAAAAGTAAGTGGATGTGACAGTCTGACATATTTGTTCTCACCATCCGTAGCAAAACGGCTTGTGATGTTAGAGAAAATTGAAGTTATTTACTGtaagaaaattgaagaaatccttGCAAGAgcaggagaagaagaaaaagaaaaggacgTTTTGTTTGACAAAGTGAACTCAATTGTGCTTTGTAATTTACCAAATCTGAAGTGTTTTTGCTCTGAAACTAATGCTTTAGACTGGCCATCACTAAAGGAAATAAGGGTAACTAAATGTCCTAGTTTAAGCACGTTTATTCCATCTAATCTAAACACACCTAAGCTAGAGGGAGTATACGATAATCATCCATGGATAGAAGAAAGAACGTGTCATTGGAAGGGAGATCTGAATGCCACCATAGAGCATATATTCAAAGGAAAG GTGGTATCAATTACATGCTTTTCAGCCTCAAGTTGCTAA